A stretch of the Orcinus orca chromosome 1, mOrcOrc1.1, whole genome shotgun sequence genome encodes the following:
- the LAD1 gene encoding ladinin-1 isoform X1 — protein sequence MPGCVSGCAPGGSGALELLKCEQGLVLAGPLLRWPQSPVAAGGAEGGRRSLGSGKPGGPALAPPPGPPQPCGQTQLWPTLAPEAAGAEDPPALLLPGEQASAGRREGPLARQWTLEDEEEQERERRRRHRSLSSTADDQVAQPAQDGDAAAPERLPSVEEMEVSPQPPLDSSGEDVWAVLRARQERRQRQREAEVAQAPVREQLDTEEKDGAGTGQAGQLPPAPEKEMGLLLRRRLSRERQSSWVREEESLVGREPGCSRKGGSEKPSAPEKTLAPEKSLDSKEVSTSGKTASPEKVSVSQKIAVLEKRTISGKTLVLEETSVLEKLPSPGKTSDSEKRLTSEKAAVFEKTPAPETRRAPARAAAPGQPRAQERPASAQSPSTPKGQGRAGPKQEPPPSAGLRGQGAERPAGTCHLPPITLQLKIPSKEDEADTPSPTQATYSSSLKRSSPRTISFRMSPRRDHSEAALTRSSSMKIPASSFTLGQKLERYHTAVQSSESVRAPGPSRAEFLVAPVDVASKRRLFEKELVGQGREGAASSRKENLRLSGVVTSRLNLWISKTQESGDGDPQEVQKESAAARRIQWRKKVDSLDAKV from the exons ATGCCCGGATGTGTGTCAGGGTGTGCGCCAGGTGGCAGTGGGGCGCTGGAACTTTTAAAATGCGAGCAGGGTCTGGTCTTAGCTGGTCCCCTGCTCAGATGGCCCCAGTCTCCCGTGGCTGCAGGGGGGGCCGAGGGGGGGAGGCGATCGCTAGGCAGCGGGAAGCCCGGGGGACcagccctggccccgccccctggccctccccagccctgtgggCAGACACAGCTGTGGCCAACGCTCGCCCCTGAGGCAGCTGGAGCTGAGGACCCTCCCGCCCTACTGCTCCCTGGCGAACAAGCCTCAGCTGGCAGGAGGGAAGGGCC CCTGGCCAGGCAGTGGACCCTGGAGGATGAAGAGGAACAGGAGAGGGAACGGCGGCGGCGACaccggagcctgagctccaccGCGGACGACCAGGTGGCCCAGCCGGCCCAGGACGGAGACGCGGCGGCCCCAGAGag ACTGCCGAGCGTGGAGGAAATGGAGGTCTCCCCCCAACCACCCCTAGACTCCAGCGGTGAGGATGTGTGGGCCGTCCTCAGGGCACGGCAGGAGAGGAGGCAGAGGCAGCGGGAGGCGGAGGTCGCACAGGCCCCCGTCCGGGAGCAGctggacacagaggagaaggatgGCGCGGGCACTGGGCAGGCGGGGCAGCTGCCCCCAGCGCCCGAGAAGGAGATGGGGCTGCTGCTTCGCCGGAGACTGAGCCGGGAGCGGCAGAGCTCCTGGGTCCGGGAGGAGGAGAGCTTGGTGGGCAGGGAGCCGGGATGCAGCAGGAAGGGGGGCTCAGAGAAGCCCTCTGCCCCAGAGAAGACATTAGCGCCCGAAAAGAGCCTGGACTCCAAGGAAGTCTCCACCTCCGGGAAGACTGCCAGCCCTGAGAAAGTGTCTGTGTCCCAGAAGATTGCAGTGTTGGAGAAAAGAACCATCTCGGGAAAGACGTTGGTTCTGGAAGAAACAAGTGTCTTGGAGAAGCTGCCCTCCCCAGGGAAGACGTCGGACTCAGAAAAGAGACTGACGTCTGAGAAAGCAGCAGTCTTTGAGAAGACCCCGGCCCCTGAGACGCGGCGGGCCCCGGCGAGGGCGGCGGCCCCAGGGCAGCCCCGGGCCCAGGAGCGGCCAGCCTCTGCGCAGAGCCCGTCCACCcccaaggggcaggggagggccgGCCCCAAGCAGGAGCCCCCGCCCTCGGCGGGGCtgcgggggcagggggcagagcgTCCGGCTGGGACTTGCCACCTCCCACCCATCACTCTCCAG TTGAAAATCCCCAGCAAGGAGGACGAGGCGGACACACCCTCGCCCACCCAGGCCACCTACAGCAGCTCCCTGAAGCGCTCCAGCCCCAGGACCATCTCCTTTCGG ATGAGCCCCCGGAGAGACCACTCAGAGGCAGCCTTAACCCGCAG CAGCAGCATGAAGATCCCAGCCAGCTCCTTCACACTGGGCCAGAAGCTGGAGAGATACCACACGGCTGTACAG AGCTCGGAGTCAGTCAGGGCTCCGGGCCCCTCCCGCGCCGAGTTCTTGGTGGCTCCCGTGGACGTCGCCAGCAAGCGCCGCCTCTTTGAGAAGGAGCTGGTGGGTCAGGGCCGGGAAGGAGCAGCCTCCAGCCGGAAG GAGAACTTGCGGCTCTCGGGGGTTGTGACGTCCAGGCTCAACCTGTGGATCAGCAAGACGCAGGAGTCAGGAGATGGGGACCCGCAG GAGGTGCAGAAAGAGTCGGCAGCCGCCAGGAGGATCCAGTGGAGGAAGAAAGTGGACTCCCTGGATGCCAAG GTGTGA
- the LAD1 gene encoding ladinin-1 isoform X4, with protein MEVSPQPPLDSSGEDVWAVLRARQERRQRQREAEVAQAPVREQLDTEEKDGAGTGQAGQLPPAPEKEMGLLLRRRLSRERQSSWVREEESLVGREPGCSRKGGSEKPSAPEKTLAPEKSLDSKEVSTSGKTASPEKVSVSQKIAVLEKRTISGKTLVLEETSVLEKLPSPGKTSDSEKRLTSEKAAVFEKTPAPETRRAPARAAAPGQPRAQERPASAQSPSTPKGQGRAGPKQEPPPSAGLRGQGAERPAGTCHLPPITLQLKIPSKEDEADTPSPTQATYSSSLKRSSPRTISFRMSPRRDHSEAALTRSSSMKIPASSFTLGQKLERYHTAVQSSESVRAPGPSRAEFLVAPVDVASKRRLFEKELVGQGREGAASSRKENLRLSGVVTSRLNLWISKTQESGDGDPQEVQKESAAARRIQWRKKVDSLDAKV; from the exons ATGGAGGTCTCCCCCCAACCACCCCTAGACTCCAGCGGTGAGGATGTGTGGGCCGTCCTCAGGGCACGGCAGGAGAGGAGGCAGAGGCAGCGGGAGGCGGAGGTCGCACAGGCCCCCGTCCGGGAGCAGctggacacagaggagaaggatgGCGCGGGCACTGGGCAGGCGGGGCAGCTGCCCCCAGCGCCCGAGAAGGAGATGGGGCTGCTGCTTCGCCGGAGACTGAGCCGGGAGCGGCAGAGCTCCTGGGTCCGGGAGGAGGAGAGCTTGGTGGGCAGGGAGCCGGGATGCAGCAGGAAGGGGGGCTCAGAGAAGCCCTCTGCCCCAGAGAAGACATTAGCGCCCGAAAAGAGCCTGGACTCCAAGGAAGTCTCCACCTCCGGGAAGACTGCCAGCCCTGAGAAAGTGTCTGTGTCCCAGAAGATTGCAGTGTTGGAGAAAAGAACCATCTCGGGAAAGACGTTGGTTCTGGAAGAAACAAGTGTCTTGGAGAAGCTGCCCTCCCCAGGGAAGACGTCGGACTCAGAAAAGAGACTGACGTCTGAGAAAGCAGCAGTCTTTGAGAAGACCCCGGCCCCTGAGACGCGGCGGGCCCCGGCGAGGGCGGCGGCCCCAGGGCAGCCCCGGGCCCAGGAGCGGCCAGCCTCTGCGCAGAGCCCGTCCACCcccaaggggcaggggagggccgGCCCCAAGCAGGAGCCCCCGCCCTCGGCGGGGCtgcgggggcagggggcagagcgTCCGGCTGGGACTTGCCACCTCCCACCCATCACTCTCCAG TTGAAAATCCCCAGCAAGGAGGACGAGGCGGACACACCCTCGCCCACCCAGGCCACCTACAGCAGCTCCCTGAAGCGCTCCAGCCCCAGGACCATCTCCTTTCGG ATGAGCCCCCGGAGAGACCACTCAGAGGCAGCCTTAACCCGCAG CAGCAGCATGAAGATCCCAGCCAGCTCCTTCACACTGGGCCAGAAGCTGGAGAGATACCACACGGCTGTACAG AGCTCGGAGTCAGTCAGGGCTCCGGGCCCCTCCCGCGCCGAGTTCTTGGTGGCTCCCGTGGACGTCGCCAGCAAGCGCCGCCTCTTTGAGAAGGAGCTGGTGGGTCAGGGCCGGGAAGGAGCAGCCTCCAGCCGGAAG GAGAACTTGCGGCTCTCGGGGGTTGTGACGTCCAGGCTCAACCTGTGGATCAGCAAGACGCAGGAGTCAGGAGATGGGGACCCGCAG GAGGTGCAGAAAGAGTCGGCAGCCGCCAGGAGGATCCAGTGGAGGAAGAAAGTGGACTCCCTGGATGCCAAG GTGTGA
- the LAD1 gene encoding ladinin-1 isoform X5, producing the protein MSVSRKNWAKLSSLARQWTLEDEEEQERERRRRHRSLSSTADDQVAQPAQDGDAAAPERLPSVEEMEVSPQPPLDSSGEDVWAVLRARQERRQRQREAEVAQAPVREQLDTEEKDGAGTGQAGQLPPAPEKEMGLLLRRRLSRERQSSWVREEESLVGREPGCSRKGGSEKPSAPEKTLAPEKSLDSKEVSTSGKTASPEKVSVSQKIAVLEKRTISGKTLVLEETSVLEKLPSPGKTSDSEKRLTSEKAAVFEKTPAPETRRAPARAAAPGQPRAQERPASAQSPSTPKGQGRAGPKQEPPPSAGLRGQGAERPAGTCHLPPITLQLKIPSKEDEADTPSPTQATYSSSLKRSSPRTISFRMSPRRDHSEAALTRSSSMKIPASSFTLGQKLERYHTAVQSSESVRAPGPSRAEFLVAPVDVASKRRLFEKELVGQGREGAASSRKENLRLSGVVTSRLNLWISKTQESGDGDPQEVQKESAAARRIQWRKKVDSLDAKV; encoded by the exons ATGTCAGTCAGCAGGAAGAACTGGGCCAAGCTGTCCAG CCTGGCCAGGCAGTGGACCCTGGAGGATGAAGAGGAACAGGAGAGGGAACGGCGGCGGCGACaccggagcctgagctccaccGCGGACGACCAGGTGGCCCAGCCGGCCCAGGACGGAGACGCGGCGGCCCCAGAGag ACTGCCGAGCGTGGAGGAAATGGAGGTCTCCCCCCAACCACCCCTAGACTCCAGCGGTGAGGATGTGTGGGCCGTCCTCAGGGCACGGCAGGAGAGGAGGCAGAGGCAGCGGGAGGCGGAGGTCGCACAGGCCCCCGTCCGGGAGCAGctggacacagaggagaaggatgGCGCGGGCACTGGGCAGGCGGGGCAGCTGCCCCCAGCGCCCGAGAAGGAGATGGGGCTGCTGCTTCGCCGGAGACTGAGCCGGGAGCGGCAGAGCTCCTGGGTCCGGGAGGAGGAGAGCTTGGTGGGCAGGGAGCCGGGATGCAGCAGGAAGGGGGGCTCAGAGAAGCCCTCTGCCCCAGAGAAGACATTAGCGCCCGAAAAGAGCCTGGACTCCAAGGAAGTCTCCACCTCCGGGAAGACTGCCAGCCCTGAGAAAGTGTCTGTGTCCCAGAAGATTGCAGTGTTGGAGAAAAGAACCATCTCGGGAAAGACGTTGGTTCTGGAAGAAACAAGTGTCTTGGAGAAGCTGCCCTCCCCAGGGAAGACGTCGGACTCAGAAAAGAGACTGACGTCTGAGAAAGCAGCAGTCTTTGAGAAGACCCCGGCCCCTGAGACGCGGCGGGCCCCGGCGAGGGCGGCGGCCCCAGGGCAGCCCCGGGCCCAGGAGCGGCCAGCCTCTGCGCAGAGCCCGTCCACCcccaaggggcaggggagggccgGCCCCAAGCAGGAGCCCCCGCCCTCGGCGGGGCtgcgggggcagggggcagagcgTCCGGCTGGGACTTGCCACCTCCCACCCATCACTCTCCAG TTGAAAATCCCCAGCAAGGAGGACGAGGCGGACACACCCTCGCCCACCCAGGCCACCTACAGCAGCTCCCTGAAGCGCTCCAGCCCCAGGACCATCTCCTTTCGG ATGAGCCCCCGGAGAGACCACTCAGAGGCAGCCTTAACCCGCAG CAGCAGCATGAAGATCCCAGCCAGCTCCTTCACACTGGGCCAGAAGCTGGAGAGATACCACACGGCTGTACAG AGCTCGGAGTCAGTCAGGGCTCCGGGCCCCTCCCGCGCCGAGTTCTTGGTGGCTCCCGTGGACGTCGCCAGCAAGCGCCGCCTCTTTGAGAAGGAGCTGGTGGGTCAGGGCCGGGAAGGAGCAGCCTCCAGCCGGAAG GAGAACTTGCGGCTCTCGGGGGTTGTGACGTCCAGGCTCAACCTGTGGATCAGCAAGACGCAGGAGTCAGGAGATGGGGACCCGCAG GAGGTGCAGAAAGAGTCGGCAGCCGCCAGGAGGATCCAGTGGAGGAAGAAAGTGGACTCCCTGGATGCCAAG GTGTGA
- the LAD1 gene encoding ladinin-1 isoform X2 yields the protein MPGCVSGCAPGGSGALELLKCEQGLVLAGPLLRWPQSPVAAGGAEGGRRSLGSGKPGGPALAPPPGPPQPCGQTQLWPTLAPEAAGAEDPPALLLPGEQASAGRREGPLARQWTLEDEEEQERERRRRHRSLSSTADDQVAQPAQDGDAAAPERLPSVEEMEVSPQPPLDSSGEDVWAVLRARQERRQRQREAEVAQAPVREQLDTEEKDGAGTGQAGQLPPAPEKEMGLLLRRRLSRERQSSWVREEESLVGREPGCSRKGGSEKPSAPEKTLAPEKSLDSKEVSTSGKTASPEKVSVSQKIAVLEKRTISGKTLVLEETSVLEKLPSPGKTSDSEKRLTSEKAAVFEKTPAPETRRAPARAAAPGQPRAQERPASAQSPSTPKGQGRAGPKQEPPPSAGLRGQGAERPAGTCHLPPITLQLKIPSKEDEADTPSPTQATYSSSLKRSSPRTISFRMSPRRDHSEAALTRSSSMKIPASSFTLGQKLERYHTAVQSSESVRAPGPSRAEFLVAPVDVASKRRLFEKELVGQGREGAASSRKENLRLSGVVTSRLNLWISKTQESGDGDPQVQKESAAARRIQWRKKVDSLDAKV from the exons ATGCCCGGATGTGTGTCAGGGTGTGCGCCAGGTGGCAGTGGGGCGCTGGAACTTTTAAAATGCGAGCAGGGTCTGGTCTTAGCTGGTCCCCTGCTCAGATGGCCCCAGTCTCCCGTGGCTGCAGGGGGGGCCGAGGGGGGGAGGCGATCGCTAGGCAGCGGGAAGCCCGGGGGACcagccctggccccgccccctggccctccccagccctgtgggCAGACACAGCTGTGGCCAACGCTCGCCCCTGAGGCAGCTGGAGCTGAGGACCCTCCCGCCCTACTGCTCCCTGGCGAACAAGCCTCAGCTGGCAGGAGGGAAGGGCC CCTGGCCAGGCAGTGGACCCTGGAGGATGAAGAGGAACAGGAGAGGGAACGGCGGCGGCGACaccggagcctgagctccaccGCGGACGACCAGGTGGCCCAGCCGGCCCAGGACGGAGACGCGGCGGCCCCAGAGag ACTGCCGAGCGTGGAGGAAATGGAGGTCTCCCCCCAACCACCCCTAGACTCCAGCGGTGAGGATGTGTGGGCCGTCCTCAGGGCACGGCAGGAGAGGAGGCAGAGGCAGCGGGAGGCGGAGGTCGCACAGGCCCCCGTCCGGGAGCAGctggacacagaggagaaggatgGCGCGGGCACTGGGCAGGCGGGGCAGCTGCCCCCAGCGCCCGAGAAGGAGATGGGGCTGCTGCTTCGCCGGAGACTGAGCCGGGAGCGGCAGAGCTCCTGGGTCCGGGAGGAGGAGAGCTTGGTGGGCAGGGAGCCGGGATGCAGCAGGAAGGGGGGCTCAGAGAAGCCCTCTGCCCCAGAGAAGACATTAGCGCCCGAAAAGAGCCTGGACTCCAAGGAAGTCTCCACCTCCGGGAAGACTGCCAGCCCTGAGAAAGTGTCTGTGTCCCAGAAGATTGCAGTGTTGGAGAAAAGAACCATCTCGGGAAAGACGTTGGTTCTGGAAGAAACAAGTGTCTTGGAGAAGCTGCCCTCCCCAGGGAAGACGTCGGACTCAGAAAAGAGACTGACGTCTGAGAAAGCAGCAGTCTTTGAGAAGACCCCGGCCCCTGAGACGCGGCGGGCCCCGGCGAGGGCGGCGGCCCCAGGGCAGCCCCGGGCCCAGGAGCGGCCAGCCTCTGCGCAGAGCCCGTCCACCcccaaggggcaggggagggccgGCCCCAAGCAGGAGCCCCCGCCCTCGGCGGGGCtgcgggggcagggggcagagcgTCCGGCTGGGACTTGCCACCTCCCACCCATCACTCTCCAG TTGAAAATCCCCAGCAAGGAGGACGAGGCGGACACACCCTCGCCCACCCAGGCCACCTACAGCAGCTCCCTGAAGCGCTCCAGCCCCAGGACCATCTCCTTTCGG ATGAGCCCCCGGAGAGACCACTCAGAGGCAGCCTTAACCCGCAG CAGCAGCATGAAGATCCCAGCCAGCTCCTTCACACTGGGCCAGAAGCTGGAGAGATACCACACGGCTGTACAG AGCTCGGAGTCAGTCAGGGCTCCGGGCCCCTCCCGCGCCGAGTTCTTGGTGGCTCCCGTGGACGTCGCCAGCAAGCGCCGCCTCTTTGAGAAGGAGCTGGTGGGTCAGGGCCGGGAAGGAGCAGCCTCCAGCCGGAAG GAGAACTTGCGGCTCTCGGGGGTTGTGACGTCCAGGCTCAACCTGTGGATCAGCAAGACGCAGGAGTCAGGAGATGGGGACCCGCAG GTGCAGAAAGAGTCGGCAGCCGCCAGGAGGATCCAGTGGAGGAAGAAAGTGGACTCCCTGGATGCCAAG GTGTGA
- the LAD1 gene encoding ladinin-1 isoform X3, whose translation MSVSRKNWAKLSRLPSVEEMEVSPQPPLDSSGEDVWAVLRARQERRQRQREAEVAQAPVREQLDTEEKDGAGTGQAGQLPPAPEKEMGLLLRRRLSRERQSSWVREEESLVGREPGCSRKGGSEKPSAPEKTLAPEKSLDSKEVSTSGKTASPEKVSVSQKIAVLEKRTISGKTLVLEETSVLEKLPSPGKTSDSEKRLTSEKAAVFEKTPAPETRRAPARAAAPGQPRAQERPASAQSPSTPKGQGRAGPKQEPPPSAGLRGQGAERPAGTCHLPPITLQLKIPSKEDEADTPSPTQATYSSSLKRSSPRTISFRMSPRRDHSEAALTRSSSMKIPASSFTLGQKLERYHTAVQSSESVRAPGPSRAEFLVAPVDVASKRRLFEKELVGQGREGAASSRKENLRLSGVVTSRLNLWISKTQESGDGDPQEVQKESAAARRIQWRKKVDSLDAKV comes from the exons ATGTCAGTCAGCAGGAAGAACTGGGCCAAGCTGTCCAG ACTGCCGAGCGTGGAGGAAATGGAGGTCTCCCCCCAACCACCCCTAGACTCCAGCGGTGAGGATGTGTGGGCCGTCCTCAGGGCACGGCAGGAGAGGAGGCAGAGGCAGCGGGAGGCGGAGGTCGCACAGGCCCCCGTCCGGGAGCAGctggacacagaggagaaggatgGCGCGGGCACTGGGCAGGCGGGGCAGCTGCCCCCAGCGCCCGAGAAGGAGATGGGGCTGCTGCTTCGCCGGAGACTGAGCCGGGAGCGGCAGAGCTCCTGGGTCCGGGAGGAGGAGAGCTTGGTGGGCAGGGAGCCGGGATGCAGCAGGAAGGGGGGCTCAGAGAAGCCCTCTGCCCCAGAGAAGACATTAGCGCCCGAAAAGAGCCTGGACTCCAAGGAAGTCTCCACCTCCGGGAAGACTGCCAGCCCTGAGAAAGTGTCTGTGTCCCAGAAGATTGCAGTGTTGGAGAAAAGAACCATCTCGGGAAAGACGTTGGTTCTGGAAGAAACAAGTGTCTTGGAGAAGCTGCCCTCCCCAGGGAAGACGTCGGACTCAGAAAAGAGACTGACGTCTGAGAAAGCAGCAGTCTTTGAGAAGACCCCGGCCCCTGAGACGCGGCGGGCCCCGGCGAGGGCGGCGGCCCCAGGGCAGCCCCGGGCCCAGGAGCGGCCAGCCTCTGCGCAGAGCCCGTCCACCcccaaggggcaggggagggccgGCCCCAAGCAGGAGCCCCCGCCCTCGGCGGGGCtgcgggggcagggggcagagcgTCCGGCTGGGACTTGCCACCTCCCACCCATCACTCTCCAG TTGAAAATCCCCAGCAAGGAGGACGAGGCGGACACACCCTCGCCCACCCAGGCCACCTACAGCAGCTCCCTGAAGCGCTCCAGCCCCAGGACCATCTCCTTTCGG ATGAGCCCCCGGAGAGACCACTCAGAGGCAGCCTTAACCCGCAG CAGCAGCATGAAGATCCCAGCCAGCTCCTTCACACTGGGCCAGAAGCTGGAGAGATACCACACGGCTGTACAG AGCTCGGAGTCAGTCAGGGCTCCGGGCCCCTCCCGCGCCGAGTTCTTGGTGGCTCCCGTGGACGTCGCCAGCAAGCGCCGCCTCTTTGAGAAGGAGCTGGTGGGTCAGGGCCGGGAAGGAGCAGCCTCCAGCCGGAAG GAGAACTTGCGGCTCTCGGGGGTTGTGACGTCCAGGCTCAACCTGTGGATCAGCAAGACGCAGGAGTCAGGAGATGGGGACCCGCAG GAGGTGCAGAAAGAGTCGGCAGCCGCCAGGAGGATCCAGTGGAGGAAGAAAGTGGACTCCCTGGATGCCAAG GTGTGA